A DNA window from Pseudomonas sp. B21-056 contains the following coding sequences:
- the pqqD gene encoding pyrroloquinoline quinone biosynthesis peptide chaperone PqqD yields MSFDRSKTPRWRPGYRFQYEPAQKGHVLLYPEGMIKLNDSAALIGGLIDGERDVTAIIGELAKQFPDVPELGDDIEQFMEVARAEHWIELA; encoded by the coding sequence ATGAGTTTCGACCGCAGCAAAACCCCTCGCTGGCGCCCCGGCTATCGCTTCCAGTACGAACCGGCCCAGAAAGGTCACGTGCTGCTCTACCCTGAAGGCATGATCAAGCTCAACGACAGCGCTGCGCTGATCGGCGGCCTGATCGACGGTGAACGAGATGTCACGGCCATCATCGGCGAGCTGGCCAAGCAGTTTCCCGACGTGCCCGAACTCGGTGATGACATCGAGCAGTTCATGGAGGTCGCCCGTGCAGAGCACTGGATCGAACTTGCCTGA
- the pqqE gene encoding pyrroloquinoline quinone biosynthesis protein PqqE, which produces MQSTGSNLPDQPAIGLPLWLLAELTYRCPLQCPYCSNPLDFAEQGKELGTEQWFKVFREAREMGAAQLGFSGGEPLVRQDLAELIGEARKLGFYTNLITSGIGLTEQKISDFKKAGLDHIQISFQASDEQVNNLLAGSKKAFAQKLEMARAVKAHGYPMVLNFVTHRHNIDKIDRIIELCIALEADFVELATCQFYGWAQLNRVGLLPTREQLVRAERITNEYRARLEAEGHPCKLIFVTPDYYEERPKACMNGWGSLFLTVTPDGTALPCHGARQLPVQFPNVRDHSMQHIWYDSFGFNRFRGYDWMPEPCRSCDEKEKDFGGCRCQAFMLTGDASNADPVCSKSEHHRVILKAREEAEHATQTIEQLAFRNERNSHLIAKS; this is translated from the coding sequence GTGCAGAGCACTGGATCGAACTTGCCTGACCAGCCGGCGATCGGCCTGCCGCTGTGGTTGCTGGCGGAGCTGACCTATCGTTGCCCGCTGCAATGCCCGTATTGCTCCAACCCGCTGGACTTCGCCGAGCAGGGCAAGGAGTTGGGCACCGAGCAGTGGTTCAAGGTCTTTCGCGAAGCCCGGGAAATGGGCGCCGCACAGTTGGGCTTTTCCGGTGGCGAGCCGCTGGTGCGTCAGGACTTGGCTGAGCTGATCGGTGAGGCACGCAAATTGGGTTTCTACACCAACCTGATCACCTCCGGCATCGGTTTGACCGAACAGAAGATCAGCGATTTCAAGAAGGCCGGCCTGGATCATATCCAGATCAGCTTCCAGGCCAGCGACGAACAGGTGAACAACCTGCTGGCCGGCTCGAAGAAAGCCTTCGCGCAGAAACTGGAAATGGCCCGGGCCGTGAAGGCCCACGGCTATCCGATGGTGCTGAACTTCGTCACCCATCGGCACAACATCGACAAGATCGACCGCATCATTGAGCTGTGCATCGCCCTTGAAGCCGACTTCGTCGAACTCGCCACCTGCCAGTTCTACGGCTGGGCGCAGCTCAACCGGGTGGGTCTGCTGCCCACCCGGGAGCAACTGGTCCGCGCCGAGCGCATCACCAACGAATACCGCGCCAGGCTGGAAGCCGAAGGGCATCCGTGCAAGTTGATCTTCGTCACGCCGGACTACTATGAAGAACGCCCCAAGGCTTGTATGAACGGCTGGGGCAGCCTTTTTCTGACGGTGACGCCGGACGGTACCGCGTTGCCTTGTCACGGTGCCCGACAGCTACCGGTGCAATTTCCCAACGTGCGCGACCACAGCATGCAGCACATCTGGTACGACTCCTTCGGTTTCAACCGATTCCGCGGTTATGACTGGATGCCCGAGCCGTGCCGCTCCTGCGATGAAAAGGAAAAGGACTTCGGCGGCTGCCGTTGCCAGGCCTTCATGCTCACCGGCGACGCCAGCAATGCCGATCCGGTGTGCAGCAAGTCCGAACATCACAGGGTGATTCTCAAGGCTCGGGAAGAAGCCGAGCATGCCACCCAGACCATCGAACAACTGGCCTTTCGCAATGAACGAAACTCGCACCTCATCGCCAAAAGCTGA
- a CDS encoding alpha/beta hydrolase family protein, with protein MNETRTSSPKADPFSAAQAVAAGIDFAELQLGPLGLFWNEYRPQDGACRIWQWQDTQARCLTPDGFSARSRVYEYGGGSFCLGDDGVLFVNDADQQLYRQSLGGEMPMALTSGDCRYGGLSFAAGQVLAVEEQANRHRLVSIGIKDQQRHLLAEGADFYAAPTLSPNGQRLAWIEWSRPHQPWTATRLMLAERSASGWGEPRCVAGNAEEESIQQPRFDETSRLYCLSDRSGYWQPWVESIDGLQPLPCAEADHAPAPWQSGGCTWLPVDNKTYLASWTDAGFGRLGLCRNDTGLEDFTGAYTRFRSLALDERYIYAIVASPVSPSAVIAIERHSHATRVLAGGVAPLPVEQISRPQTLHYPSTSGMAHGFFYPAIGAGTKPPLVVFIHGGPTSACYPLFDPRIQYWTQRGFAVADLNYRGSSGYGRAYRQVLHLNWGVVDVEDACAVVGHLDEQGLVDGRCAFIRGGSAGGYTTLCALAFHDVFRAGASLYGVSDPVALGRATHKFESDYLDWLIGDPQRDIERYRARTPLLHADRIRAPMIFFQGELDAVIVPQQTRDMVKALEDNGVMVEAHYYPDERHGFRKAANQAHALEHEWLFYRKVMQM; from the coding sequence ATGAACGAAACTCGCACCTCATCGCCAAAAGCTGACCCGTTCAGCGCCGCCCAGGCCGTTGCAGCGGGAATCGACTTCGCTGAACTGCAGCTCGGCCCACTGGGCCTGTTCTGGAATGAATATCGCCCGCAAGACGGGGCTTGCCGGATCTGGCAATGGCAGGACACCCAGGCCCGCTGCCTGACCCCGGACGGTTTCAGCGCACGCAGCCGGGTCTATGAATACGGCGGTGGATCGTTCTGCCTGGGCGACGATGGCGTGCTGTTCGTCAACGACGCGGACCAACAGCTGTACCGTCAATCGCTGGGCGGCGAGATGCCTATGGCGCTGACGTCCGGCGACTGTCGATACGGGGGTCTCAGTTTCGCCGCCGGCCAGGTCTTGGCGGTGGAGGAACAGGCCAATCGGCATCGCCTGGTATCGATTGGCATCAAAGATCAGCAACGGCATCTGCTGGCCGAAGGCGCTGACTTCTATGCCGCGCCAACCTTGAGCCCGAACGGTCAGCGACTGGCCTGGATCGAGTGGAGTCGTCCGCATCAGCCGTGGACGGCCACGCGACTGATGCTGGCCGAACGTAGCGCTTCCGGTTGGGGGGAGCCGCGTTGCGTCGCCGGCAACGCGGAAGAGGAATCCATCCAGCAGCCGCGTTTCGATGAAACCAGCCGCTTGTACTGCCTGAGTGATCGCAGCGGTTACTGGCAGCCGTGGGTTGAATCGATCGACGGCCTGCAACCGCTGCCTTGCGCTGAAGCCGATCATGCTCCCGCGCCTTGGCAATCAGGCGGCTGTACCTGGCTGCCAGTGGACAACAAGACGTACCTGGCGAGCTGGACCGACGCGGGTTTCGGCCGGCTTGGCCTGTGTCGCAACGACACTGGGCTGGAAGACTTTACCGGTGCCTACACCCGTTTTCGCAGCCTGGCGCTGGACGAGCGGTACATCTACGCCATCGTCGCTTCGCCCGTCAGTCCATCAGCTGTCATCGCGATTGAGCGCCATAGCCATGCCACACGGGTACTGGCCGGCGGCGTCGCACCTCTTCCCGTCGAACAGATCAGCCGTCCGCAGACGCTGCACTATCCCTCGACCTCGGGCATGGCCCATGGGTTCTTTTACCCCGCCATCGGGGCCGGAACCAAGCCACCATTGGTGGTGTTCATCCATGGCGGCCCCACCTCGGCCTGTTATCCCCTGTTCGATCCGCGCATCCAGTACTGGACCCAGCGCGGCTTTGCCGTTGCCGACCTCAATTACCGGGGCAGCAGCGGCTATGGCCGGGCCTACCGGCAAGTGCTGCATTTGAACTGGGGCGTGGTGGACGTCGAGGATGCCTGCGCAGTGGTCGGCCATCTGGACGAACAAGGCCTGGTCGATGGCCGTTGCGCGTTCATTCGCGGCGGCAGCGCCGGAGGCTACACGACGCTCTGCGCCCTGGCGTTTCACGACGTATTTCGTGCCGGCGCCAGCCTCTATGGTGTCAGCGACCCGGTCGCCCTGGGTCGGGCCACACACAAATTCGAAAGTGATTACCTGGATTGGCTGATCGGCGACCCGCAACGGGACATCGAACGCTACCGCGCCCGCACCCCGCTGCTGCATGCCGACCGGATCCGCGCACCGATGATTTTCTTTCAGGGCGAACTGGACGCCGTGATCGTGCCGCAGCAGACCCGCGATATGGTCAAGGCGCTGGAGGACAACGGCGTTATGGTCGAAGCACACTACTACCCGGATGAACGTCACGGCTTTCGCAAGGCGGCGAACCAGGCCCATGCGCTGGAGCATGAGTGGTTGTTCTATCGGAAGGTGATGCAGATGTAA
- a CDS encoding YqaE/Pmp3 family membrane protein, with the protein MDFIRIIIAILLPPLGVFLQVGFGGAFWLNILLTLLGYIPGIVHAVYIIAKR; encoded by the coding sequence ATGGATTTCATTCGCATCATCATCGCCATTCTGTTGCCGCCGTTGGGCGTGTTCCTGCAAGTCGGCTTCGGCGGGGCTTTCTGGCTGAATATCCTGCTGACGCTGTTGGGTTACATCCCCGGGATCGTGCACGCGGTGTACATCATCGCCAAGCGCTGA
- a CDS encoding acyl-CoA dehydrogenase C-terminal domain-containing protein: protein MADYKAPLRDMRFVLNEVFEVAKLWAELPALAETVDAETVEAILEEAGKVTSKSIAPLSRAADEEGCHWADGAVTTPAGFPQAYRTYAEGGWVGVGGDPAYGGMGMPKAVSAQVEEMVNSASLSFGLYPMLTAGACLSINAHASEELKAAYLPNMYAGLWAGSMCLTEPHAGTDLGIIRTKAEPQADGSYKVSGTKIFITGGEHDLTENIIHLVLAKLPDAPAGPKGISLFLVPKFMVNADGSLGARNAANCGSIEHKMGIQASATCVMNFDEAVGYLVGEPNKGLAAMFTMMNYERLGVGIQGLASGERSYQNAVEYARDRLQSRSPTGAQNKDKVADPIIVHPDVRRMLLTMKASNEGGRAFSTYVAMQLDTAKFSEDPATRKRAEDLVALLTPVAKAFLTDLGLETTVHGQQVFGGHGYIREWGQEQLVRDVRITQIYEGTNGIQALDLVGRKIVGSGGAFYKLFADEIRHFTATASSDLAEFTKPLNDAVGTLDELTDWLLDRTKSNPNEIGAASVEYLQAFGYTAYAYMWALMAKAALGKENQDDFYASKLGTARFYFARLLPRIHSLSASVKAGSESLFLLEAEQF from the coding sequence ATGGCTGACTACAAAGCGCCCCTGCGCGATATGCGCTTCGTCCTCAATGAAGTGTTCGAGGTCGCGAAACTCTGGGCCGAGCTGCCGGCGCTGGCCGAGACCGTTGACGCTGAAACCGTCGAGGCGATTCTCGAAGAGGCCGGTAAAGTCACCAGCAAGAGCATTGCGCCCCTCAGCCGTGCCGCTGACGAAGAAGGTTGCCATTGGGCGGACGGTGCCGTTACCACGCCGGCAGGTTTCCCACAGGCCTACCGGACTTACGCTGAAGGCGGTTGGGTCGGTGTCGGCGGCGATCCTGCCTACGGTGGCATGGGCATGCCCAAGGCTGTTTCGGCCCAGGTCGAAGAAATGGTCAACTCCGCCAGCCTGTCCTTCGGTCTGTATCCGATGCTGACCGCCGGGGCTTGCCTGTCGATCAACGCCCACGCCAGCGAAGAATTGAAAGCGGCGTACCTGCCGAACATGTACGCCGGCCTCTGGGCCGGCTCCATGTGCCTGACCGAGCCCCATGCGGGTACAGACCTGGGGATCATTCGCACCAAGGCCGAACCCCAGGCCGACGGTTCCTACAAGGTCAGCGGCACCAAGATCTTCATCACCGGCGGCGAGCACGACCTCACCGAGAACATCATCCACCTGGTGCTGGCAAAACTGCCGGATGCGCCGGCCGGCCCGAAAGGCATTTCGTTGTTCCTGGTGCCCAAGTTCATGGTCAATGCCGACGGCAGCCTGGGCGCACGCAATGCGGCCAACTGCGGCTCGATCGAACACAAGATGGGCATCCAGGCGTCCGCCACCTGCGTGATGAACTTCGATGAAGCCGTGGGTTATCTGGTCGGCGAGCCGAACAAAGGCCTGGCGGCGATGTTTACCATGATGAACTACGAACGCCTGGGCGTGGGTATCCAGGGCCTGGCGTCCGGTGAGCGTTCCTACCAGAACGCCGTCGAATACGCCCGTGATCGCTTGCAGAGCCGTTCGCCCACCGGCGCGCAGAACAAGGACAAGGTCGCCGACCCGATCATCGTCCACCCCGATGTGCGTCGGATGTTGCTGACCATGAAAGCCTCGAACGAAGGCGGACGGGCATTTTCCACCTATGTGGCGATGCAACTGGACACCGCCAAGTTCAGCGAAGACCCGGCCACCCGCAAGCGCGCCGAGGACCTGGTGGCGTTGCTGACGCCGGTAGCGAAGGCGTTCCTGACGGACCTGGGCCTGGAAACCACCGTGCATGGCCAGCAGGTTTTCGGCGGCCACGGTTATATTCGCGAGTGGGGCCAGGAGCAATTGGTGCGTGATGTTCGCATCACCCAGATCTACGAAGGCACCAACGGTATCCAGGCGTTGGACCTGGTAGGACGCAAGATCGTCGGCAGCGGCGGCGCGTTCTACAAACTGTTCGCCGATGAAATCCGCCACTTCACCGCCACCGCGAGCAGTGACCTGGCCGAGTTCACCAAGCCGTTGAACGATGCCGTCGGTACCCTGGATGAGCTGACCGACTGGCTGCTGGACCGGACGAAAAGCAACCCGAACGAAATCGGCGCGGCTTCGGTGGAGTATCTGCAAGCATTCGGTTACACCGCTTATGCCTATATGTGGGCGCTGATGGCCAAGGCGGCGCTGGGCAAAGAAAACCAGGATGACTTCTACGCGAGCAAGCTGGGTACCGCACGGTTCTACTTTGCCCGCCTGCTGCCACGGATTCACTCCTTGAGCGCTTCGGTGAAGGCGGGCAGTGAGTCGCTGTTCCTGCTGGAAGCGGAGCAATTCTGA
- a CDS encoding acyl-CoA dehydrogenase C-terminal domain-containing protein, whose protein sequence is MPEYKAPLRDMRFLIDHVFDFHGRYAELGASDASPDMVNAILEEGARFCENVLAPLNRSGDEEGCHFDNGVVTTPTGFKEAFAQYVEGGWHGLAADPTYGGQGLPGSLGLVISEMIASSNTSWGMYPGLTHGAMSAIHAHGTEEQKQTYLSKLTAGQWTGTMCLTEAHCGTDLGIIKTRAVPQADGSYAVTGSKIFISAGEHDMSENIIHLVLAKLPDAPAGTKGISLFIVPKFLPDATGEAGGRNGVTCGSIEHKMGIKASATCVLNFDGAKGFLIGEPNKGLNCMFTMMNHARLGTGMQGLCLGETSFQGAIKYANDRLQMRSLTGPKAPEKVADPIIVHPDVRRMLLTMKAFNEGNRALTYFTAQLLDTAHLGADESARQEAEDLLAFLTPICKAFMTETGLEVTNHGMQVFGGHGFIREWGMEQLVRDCRIAPIYEGTNGIQALDLLGRKVLGSQGKLLRGFTKIVHTFCAANAGHPQLKDYVAQLDGLNRQWGELTTRVGMAAMKNPDEVGAASVDYLMYSGYIILAYLWLRMALVAQAQLDSGRGDADFCRGKLATCEFYFKRLLPRTAAHREAIEAGSDCLMKLPAELFAL, encoded by the coding sequence ATGCCCGAGTACAAAGCTCCCCTGCGTGACATGCGCTTTTTGATCGACCACGTTTTCGATTTCCATGGCCGTTATGCCGAGCTGGGGGCCAGCGATGCCAGCCCGGACATGGTCAATGCGATCCTCGAGGAAGGCGCGCGATTCTGTGAGAACGTGCTGGCGCCGCTCAATCGCTCCGGCGACGAAGAGGGCTGCCATTTCGACAACGGTGTGGTGACCACGCCTACCGGTTTCAAAGAGGCTTTCGCACAGTACGTGGAGGGCGGCTGGCACGGGTTGGCCGCTGATCCGACATACGGTGGCCAGGGCCTGCCCGGTTCCCTGGGCCTGGTCATCAGCGAAATGATCGCGTCCAGCAACACGTCCTGGGGCATGTACCCGGGCCTGACCCACGGCGCCATGTCGGCCATTCACGCCCACGGCACCGAAGAGCAGAAACAGACCTACCTGAGCAAGCTCACCGCCGGTCAATGGACCGGCACCATGTGCCTGACCGAAGCCCATTGCGGTACGGACCTGGGCATCATCAAGACCCGCGCGGTGCCTCAGGCCGACGGCAGCTACGCGGTCACCGGCAGCAAGATCTTCATTTCCGCCGGCGAACACGACATGAGTGAAAACATCATTCATCTGGTGCTGGCCAAACTGCCGGATGCCCCCGCCGGCACCAAGGGCATCTCGCTGTTCATCGTGCCCAAGTTCCTGCCCGACGCTACGGGCGAAGCGGGGGGGCGCAACGGCGTTACCTGCGGTTCGATCGAACACAAGATGGGTATCAAGGCTTCTGCCACCTGTGTGTTGAATTTCGACGGTGCCAAGGGGTTCCTGATCGGTGAGCCGAACAAGGGCCTGAACTGCATGTTCACCATGATGAACCATGCCCGGCTCGGCACCGGCATGCAGGGCCTGTGCCTGGGAGAGACGAGCTTCCAGGGCGCGATCAAGTACGCCAACGACCGCTTGCAGATGCGCTCGCTGACCGGTCCCAAGGCGCCGGAAAAGGTCGCCGATCCGATCATTGTCCATCCCGATGTGCGCCGTATGTTGCTGACCATGAAAGCCTTCAACGAGGGCAATCGGGCATTGACGTACTTCACCGCGCAACTGCTGGATACCGCGCACCTGGGCGCCGACGAAAGCGCCCGTCAGGAAGCTGAGGACCTGCTGGCGTTCCTTACCCCGATCTGCAAGGCCTTCATGACCGAGACCGGACTGGAGGTGACGAACCATGGCATGCAGGTGTTTGGCGGCCATGGTTTCATCCGCGAGTGGGGGATGGAACAGTTGGTGCGGGACTGCCGCATCGCGCCGATCTATGAGGGCACCAACGGAATCCAGGCCCTGGATCTGTTGGGGCGCAAGGTGCTGGGTAGCCAGGGCAAGTTGCTACGCGGGTTCACCAAAATCGTTCACACATTCTGCGCCGCGAATGCTGGGCACCCGCAGCTCAAGGACTACGTCGCACAACTCGACGGACTCAACCGGCAGTGGGGCGAACTGACCACCCGGGTCGGCATGGCCGCCATGAAGAACCCGGACGAGGTGGGCGCCGCCTCTGTGGATTATCTGATGTACAGCGGCTACATCATCCTGGCCTACCTGTGGTTGCGCATGGCACTGGTGGCGCAGGCGCAACTCGACAGTGGTCGCGGCGATGCCGATTTCTGCCGGGGCAAACTGGCGACCTGCGAGTTCTACTTCAAGCGTCTGTTGCCGCGCACGGCTGCCCACCGGGAAGCCATCGAGGCGGGGAGTGATTGTCTGATGAAGCTGCCGGCCGAGCTGTTTGCCCTTTAA